In one window of Bos taurus isolate L1 Dominette 01449 registration number 42190680 breed Hereford chromosome 15, ARS-UCD2.0, whole genome shotgun sequence DNA:
- the SLC43A3 gene encoding equilibrative nucleobase transporter 1 — MQGRSLPFRVATLVTGLLECLGFAGVLFGWTSLVFVFKKQHYFEELCELDAGSLGNATGLDECRARDERFSLIFTLASFTINFMTFPTGYIFDRFKTTVARLIAIFLYTSATLTIAFTSADSAVLLFLAMPMLAVGGILFLITNLQIGNLFGKHRSTIITMYNGAFDSSSAVFLIIKLLYEQGVTIKASFLFISVCSAWHVGRTLLLMPRGHIPYPLPANYRYGLCSRDSPPEEDKKEAGSEKLELQSKEFPSPKKETPGQQQAPGSFWSHTFSPRFAWHVVWLSVIQLWHYLFIGTLNSLLNNLASSDSAIVSTYTNAFAVTQFFGVLCAPWNGLLMDRLKHKYQEEAKRTGAVAKAAALRSVVPSLTLTSLLSLGFAVCASIPVLPLQYATFILQVVSRSFLYGCNAAFLTLAFPSEHFGKLFGLVMALSAVVSLLQFPLFTLIKGPLQNDPLYVNLMLVLLTLLTFIHPFLVNRECQRKESPREVA, encoded by the exons ATGCAGGGCCGCAGCCTGCCCTTCCGCGTGGCCACGCTGGTGACAGGGCTCCTGGAGTGCCTCGGCTTTGCGGGTGTCCTCTTTGGCTGGACATCTCTGGTGTTTGTCTTCAAAAAGCAGCATTACTTTGAGGAGCTGTGTGAACTGGATGCTGGGTCGCTGGGGAATGCCACCGGGCTGGATG AGTGCAGGGCCCGGGACGAGCGGTTCTCACTCATCTTCACCCTGGCCTCCTTCACGATCAACTTCATGACCTTCCCCACGGGCTACATCTTCGACCGTTTCAAGACCACCGTGGCCCGCCTCATCGCCAT ATTTCTCTACACCAGCGCCACGCTCACCATAGCCTTCACCTCTGCAG ACTCAGCTGTGCTGCTCTTCCTGGCCATGCCCATGCTCGCCGTGGGGGGCATCCTGTTCCTGATCACCAACCTGCAG ATCGGGAACCTGTTTGGCAAACACCGCTCGACCATCATCACCATGTACAACGGAGCATTTGACTCCTCCTCGGCAGTCTTTCTCATCATCAAG CTCCTTTATGAACAGGGCGTCACCATCAAGGCCTCCTTCCTTTTCATCTCTGTCTGCAGTGCCTGGCATGTCGGGCGCACTCTCCTCCTGATGCCCCGGGGGCACATCCCCTACCCGCTGCCCGCCAACTACCGCTACGG TCTCTGCTCCAGGGACAGCCCCCCAGAGGAAGACAAGAAGGAAGCTGGGTCCGAAAAGCTGGAGCTGCAGTCAAAGGAGTTCCCTTCCCCGAAGAAAG AGACCCCGGGACAGCAGCAGGCACCCGGCTCCTTCTGGAGCCACACCTTCTCTCCGCGCTTTGCCTGGCACGTGGTGTGGCTGTCCGTGATACAGCTGTGGCATTACCTCTTCATCGGCACCCTCAACTCCCTGCTCAACAACTTGGCCAGCAGCGACAGTGCGATAG TCAGCACCTACACAAACGCCTTTGCCGTGACTCAGTTCTTCGGAGTGCTGTGTGCGCCCTGGAACGGCCTGCTCATGGACCGGCTCAAACACAAGTACCAGGAGGAAGCGAAGAGGACAG GGGCCGTGGCCAAGGCCGCTGCCCTGCGCTCGGTGGTGCCTTCGCTGACCCTGACGTCCCTGCTGAGCCTGGGCTTTGCCGTCTGCGCCTCCATACCGGTGCTGCCCCTGCAATACGCCACCTTCATCCTGCAAGTGGTCAGCCGCTCCTTCCTGTACGGGTGCAACGCGGCCTTCCTCACGCTCGC GTTCCCCTCGGAGCACTTCGGGAAGCTGTTTGGACTCGTGATGGCCCTGTCGGCCGTCGTGTCTTTGCTGCAGTTTCCcctcttcaccctcatcaaaggCCCCCTCCAGAATGACCCGTTATAC GTGAACTTAATGCTGGTGCTACTGACTCTCCTGACATTCATCCACCCCTTCCTGGTGAACCGGGAGTGCCAGCGGAAGGAAAGCCCCCGTGAGGTCGCCTAG